Proteins from a genomic interval of Mycobacterium conspicuum:
- a CDS encoding DUF3052 domain-containing protein yields MVAEDHAPGYGRKLGIQRDQVVQEWGWDEDTDDDIRAAVEEACGGELLDEDSDEVIDVVLLWWRDGDGDLVDTLMDAITPLAEDGVIWVLTPKTGKPGHVLPAEIAEAAPTAGLMPTSSVNLGDWSASRLVQPKSRAGKR; encoded by the coding sequence GTGGTCGCGGAGGATCACGCCCCGGGCTACGGTCGCAAGCTGGGCATCCAACGAGACCAAGTCGTCCAGGAGTGGGGTTGGGACGAAGACACCGACGACGACATCCGCGCCGCGGTCGAGGAGGCCTGCGGCGGTGAGCTGCTCGACGAGGACAGCGACGAGGTCATTGACGTCGTCCTGCTGTGGTGGCGCGACGGCGACGGGGATCTGGTCGACACGTTGATGGATGCGATCACCCCGTTGGCCGAAGACGGGGTGATCTGGGTGCTGACGCCCAAGACCGGCAAGCCCGGTCACGTGCTGCCCGCCGAGATCGCCGAGGCCGCCCCCACCGCGGGCCTGATGCCGACCTCGTCGGTCAACCTCGGCGACTGGAGCGCCAGCCGCCTGGTACAGCCGAAGTCACGCGCCGGGAAGCGTTGA
- the aceE gene encoding pyruvate dehydrogenase (acetyl-transferring), homodimeric type, with the protein MTTEFARHDLAKNPSSASEPDRVRVIREGVASYLPDIDPEETSEWLESFDELLDRSGPARARYLMLRLLERAGEQRVAIPALTSTDYVNTIPTELEPWFPGDEDIERRYRAWIRWNAAIMVHRAQRPGVGVGGHISTYASSAALYEVGFNHFFRGKSHPGGGDQVFIQGHASPGIYARAFLEGRLSADQLDGFRQEHSHAGGGLPSYPHPRLMPDFWEFPTVSMGLGPMNAIYQARFNHYLHDRGIKDTSDQHVWAFLGDGEMDEPESRGLAHVAALEGLDNLTFVVNCNLQRLDGPVRGNGKIIQELESFFRGAGWNVIKVVWGREWDALLHADRDGALVNLMNTTPDGDYQTYKANDGAYVRDHFFGRDPRTKALVEHMTDSEIWNLKRGGHDYRKVYAAYRAAVDHKGQPTVILAKTIKGYSLGAHFQGRNATHQMKKLALQDLKDFRDAIRIPISDAQLEQDPYLPPYYHPGPDAPEIRYLLDRRRTLGGFVPERRTKAKTLKLPGRDTYAALKKGSGQQEVATTMAIVRTFKEVLRDKEVGPRIVPIIPDEARTFGMDSWFPSLKIYNRNGQLYTAVDADLMLAYKESEVGQILHEGINEAGSSASFIAAGTSYATHNEPMIPIYIFYSMFGFQRTGDNLWAAADQMARGFLLGATAGRTTLTGEGLQHADGQSLLLAATNPAVVSYDPAFAYEIAYIVESGLARMFGENPENIYFYITVYNEPYAQPPEPDNFDPEGVLRGIYRYRTATERRSNKAQILASGVAMPAALKAAEMLAAEWDVAADVWSVTSWGELNRDGIEVEKAKLRHPDRPAGTAYLTKALADAAGPVIAVSDWMRGVPEQIRQWVPNTYVTLGTDGFGFSDTRPAARRYFNTDAESQVVAVLEALARDGEIDPSVPVAAARQYRIDDVLAAPEQTSDPGVA; encoded by the coding sequence TTGACCACCGAGTTCGCGCGCCATGACCTGGCGAAAAATCCAAGCAGCGCAAGCGAACCCGACCGGGTTCGGGTGATCCGCGAGGGCGTCGCGTCCTACCTGCCCGACATCGATCCCGAAGAGACCTCGGAGTGGCTGGAGTCCTTCGACGAACTGCTGGACCGATCCGGCCCCGCGCGGGCGCGCTATCTGATGTTGCGGCTGCTGGAACGCGCCGGCGAGCAGCGGGTGGCCATCCCCGCGCTGACGTCCACCGACTACGTCAACACCATCCCCACCGAGCTGGAGCCCTGGTTCCCCGGCGACGAAGACATCGAACGCCGCTACCGGGCCTGGATCCGCTGGAACGCGGCGATCATGGTGCACCGCGCGCAGCGGCCGGGGGTAGGCGTGGGCGGCCACATCTCGACGTATGCCTCGTCGGCGGCGCTCTACGAGGTCGGGTTCAACCACTTCTTCCGCGGCAAATCGCATCCGGGCGGCGGGGACCAGGTGTTCATCCAGGGCCACGCCTCCCCCGGCATCTACGCCCGCGCATTCCTGGAAGGTCGGCTCAGCGCCGATCAGCTCGACGGGTTCCGCCAGGAACACAGCCACGCCGGCGGCGGCCTGCCGTCCTACCCGCATCCGCGGCTGATGCCCGACTTCTGGGAATTCCCGACGGTGTCGATGGGCCTGGGCCCGATGAACGCCATTTATCAGGCCCGCTTCAACCACTATCTGCACGACCGCGGCATCAAGGACACCTCCGATCAGCACGTGTGGGCGTTCCTCGGCGACGGCGAGATGGACGAACCCGAAAGCCGCGGGCTGGCCCATGTCGCCGCGCTGGAAGGCCTGGACAACCTGACCTTCGTCGTCAACTGCAACCTGCAGCGCCTCGACGGCCCGGTGCGCGGCAACGGCAAGATCATCCAGGAACTGGAGTCGTTCTTCCGCGGCGCCGGCTGGAACGTCATCAAGGTGGTGTGGGGCCGCGAGTGGGACGCCCTGCTGCACGCCGACCGCGACGGCGCGCTGGTGAACCTGATGAACACCACCCCCGACGGCGACTACCAGACCTACAAGGCCAACGACGGCGCCTACGTGCGTGACCACTTCTTCGGCCGCGACCCGCGCACCAAGGCGCTCGTCGAGCACATGACCGATTCCGAGATCTGGAACCTCAAGCGCGGCGGGCACGACTACCGGAAGGTCTACGCCGCCTATCGCGCCGCCGTCGACCACAAGGGACAGCCGACGGTGATCCTGGCCAAGACCATCAAGGGCTACTCGCTGGGCGCCCACTTCCAGGGTCGCAACGCCACCCACCAAATGAAAAAGCTTGCGCTGCAAGACCTTAAGGACTTCCGCGACGCCATCCGGATCCCGATCAGCGACGCGCAGCTGGAGCAGGACCCCTACCTGCCGCCGTACTACCACCCCGGCCCGGACGCCCCGGAGATCCGCTACCTGCTCGACCGCCGCCGCACCCTGGGCGGGTTTGTGCCCGAACGCCGGACCAAGGCCAAAACGCTCAAGCTCCCCGGTCGCGACACCTACGCCGCGCTGAAGAAGGGGTCCGGGCAACAGGAGGTCGCCACCACCATGGCGATCGTGCGCACCTTCAAGGAAGTGTTGCGGGACAAGGAGGTTGGCCCGCGGATCGTGCCGATCATTCCCGACGAGGCCCGCACGTTCGGCATGGACTCCTGGTTTCCGTCGTTGAAGATCTACAACCGCAACGGCCAGCTGTACACCGCCGTGGACGCCGATCTGATGTTGGCCTATAAGGAGAGTGAGGTCGGCCAGATCCTGCACGAGGGCATCAACGAGGCCGGTTCGTCGGCCAGCTTCATCGCGGCCGGGACCTCGTATGCCACCCACAACGAGCCGATGATCCCGATCTACATCTTCTATTCGATGTTCGGGTTCCAGCGCACCGGCGACAACCTGTGGGCCGCGGCCGATCAGATGGCCCGCGGGTTCCTGCTCGGGGCCACCGCCGGACGCACCACGCTGACCGGCGAGGGCCTGCAGCACGCCGACGGCCAGTCGTTGCTGCTGGCGGCCACCAATCCGGCGGTGGTCTCCTACGACCCGGCGTTCGCCTACGAAATCGCCTACATCGTCGAAAGCGGGCTGGCCCGGATGTTCGGGGAAAACCCGGAGAACATCTACTTCTACATCACCGTCTACAACGAGCCGTATGCGCAGCCACCGGAGCCGGACAACTTCGACCCCGAAGGCGTGCTGCGCGGCATCTACCGGTACCGCACGGCCACCGAGCGGCGCTCCAACAAGGCGCAGATCCTGGCGTCGGGGGTGGCCATGCCCGCGGCGCTGAAGGCGGCCGAGATGCTGGCCGCCGAGTGGGACGTCGCCGCCGACGTGTGGTCGGTGACCAGTTGGGGCGAGCTGAACCGCGACGGCATCGAGGTCGAGAAGGCCAAGCTGCGCCACCCCGACAGGCCGGCCGGCACCGCCTACCTGACGAAGGCGCTGGCCGACGCGGCCGGCCCGGTGATCGCCGTGTCGGACTGGATGCGCGGGGTTCCCGAGCAGATCCGGCAGTGGGTGCCCAACACCTACGTCACGCTCGGCACCGACGGGTTCGGCTTCTCCGACACCCGCCCGGCCGCCCGCCGCTACTTCAACACCGACGCCGAATCGCAGGTGGTCGCCGTGCTGGAGGCGTTGGCTCGCGACGGCGAGATCGACCCGTCGGTGCCGGTCGCGGCCGCGCGCCAATACCGGATCGACGATGTGCTCGCCGCTCCGGAGCAGACGTCCGACCCCGGCGTGGCCTAG
- a CDS encoding peroxiredoxin → MLPVGTPAPDFTLRDQNQQPVTLSSYRGAKNVLLVFFPLAFTGICQGELDRLRDHLPEFDNDDSAALAISVGPPPTHKIWATESGFLFPVLSDFWPHGAVSQAYGVFNDAAGYANRGTFVVDRSGIIQFAEMKEPGESRDQRLWTSALAALRG, encoded by the coding sequence ATGCTTCCCGTCGGAACCCCGGCGCCCGACTTCACGCTGCGCGACCAGAATCAGCAACCCGTCACCCTCAGCTCCTACCGCGGTGCCAAGAACGTGCTGCTGGTGTTTTTTCCGCTGGCGTTCACCGGGATCTGTCAGGGCGAGCTGGACCGGCTGCGGGATCACCTGCCGGAGTTCGACAACGACGACAGCGCGGCGCTGGCCATTTCCGTAGGCCCGCCGCCCACGCATAAGATCTGGGCGACCGAGAGCGGCTTCCTGTTTCCGGTGCTGTCGGACTTCTGGCCGCACGGCGCGGTGAGTCAGGCCTACGGGGTGTTCAACGACGCCGCCGGCTATGCCAACCGGGGCACCTTCGTCGTCGACCGGTCCGGGATCATCCAGTTTGCCGAGATGAAAGAGCCCGGCGAATCCCGCGACCAACGGCTGTGGACTTCGGCGTTGGCCGCTTTGCGGGGGTGA